Proteins encoded in a region of the Vicia villosa cultivar HV-30 ecotype Madison, WI linkage group LG5, Vvil1.0, whole genome shotgun sequence genome:
- the LOC131602850 gene encoding protein trichome berefringence-like 7, which yields MTGSHLNRSISINRRSHSQSQQPLGSPKPVSSTRFGCVSLGLRFQVLVIIASVFSFFIAIGGGYIYVLPSLTHAFFHTQGFFSDQSNGSESLLRKCDVFDGTWVQVSSGYPLYNASECPFVEQGFDCLGNGRSDLDFLTWRWKPKGCDIPSFDVGAVLEMLRSKRVVFVGDSMSRTQWESLICMLMTGVEDKMNVYEVNQNQISKRIRFLGVRFSDFNFTIEFFRSVYLVQQGQVPRHAPKRVKSTLLLDKLDDISHQWINSDILIFNTGHWWVPSKLFHMGCYFQVGRSLQLGMSIPSAYRIALETWTSWIDRKIDKNRTRVFFRTFEPSHWSDQTRRTCNVTQYPTFETNATDQNSFSDTVMEVVKNVDFPINILHVTSMSAPRSDAHVGNWNDNPTSQDCSHWCLPGVPDMWNEIILSQIFPEYDIPFWANGTTQLDD from the exons ATGACCGGTTCGCATTTGAATAGAAGCATTTCCATCAACAGAAGATCCCATTCTCAATCACAACAGCCTCTTGGAAGTCCCAAACCCGTTTCATCAACCCGTTTCGGATGTGTTTCTTTGGGTCTCAGGTTTCAAGTTCTTGTTATCATTGCTTCTGTTTTTTCATTCTTTATAGCGATTGGTGGTGGTTACATCTATGTTCTACCTAGTCTTACTCATGCTTTTTTTCATACACAAggtttcttttctgatcagagTAATGGTAGTGAATCTTTGTTGAGAAAATGTGATGTTTTTGATGGAACATGGGTTCAGGTTTCGAGTGGTTACCCTTTGTATAATGCTTCTGAGTGTCCTTTTGTTGAACAAGGGTTTGATTGTTTAGGGAATGGGAGGAGTGATTTGGATTTTCTGACATGGAGGTGGAAGCCTAAGGGTTGTGATATTCCGAGTTTTGATGTTGGGGCTGTTTTGGAGATGTTGAGGAGTAAGAGGGTTGTTTTTGTTGGTGATTCTATGAGTAGGACTCAATGGGAGTCTTTGATTTGTATGTTGATGACTGGAGTGGAGGATAAGATGAATGTTTATGAAGTGAATCAGAATCAGATTAGTAAGAGGATTAGGTTTTTAGGTGTTAGGTTTAGTGATTTCAATTTTACTATTGAGTTTTTTCGATCGGTTTACTTGGTTCAGCAGGGTCAGGTTCCTCGTCATGCACCGAAGAGGGTTAAGTCGACACTTTTGTTGGATAAGTTAGATGATATTAGCCATCAATGGATAAATTCGGATATTCTTATATTCAATACTGGTCACTGGTGGGTTCCATCTAAGCTTTTCCACAT GGGTTGTTATTTCCAGGTTGGACGCTCTCTGCAGCTTGGGATGTCGATTCCTTCTGCCTATAGAATAGCACTCGAAACTTGGACTTCTTGGATTGATAGAAAGATTGATAAAAATAGAACACGCGTCTTTTTTAGGACTTTTGAGCCATCTCACTGGAG TGATCAGACCCGTAGGACTTGCAATGTAACTCAGTACCCGACATTCGAAACTAATGCAACGGACCAAAACTCGTTTTCAGACACAGTTATGGAAGTTGTAAAGAATGTTGATTTTCCTATAAATATTCTTCATGTTACATCTATGTCGGCTCCCCGCAGTGATGCACATGTTGGTAACTGGAATGATAATCCAACTAGTCAGGATTGCAGTCATTGGTGCCTACCTGGAGTGCCTGATATGTGGAACGAAATTATTTTGTCCCAAATTTTTCCCGAATATGATATCCCTTTTTGGGCAAATGGAACCACACA ATTA